A genome region from Manihot esculenta cultivar AM560-2 chromosome 5, M.esculenta_v8, whole genome shotgun sequence includes the following:
- the LOC110614795 gene encoding uncharacterized protein LOC110614795, giving the protein MSNFRDKGKMKEESPASFGIKKKEEVENKGGREIVLALPAIRRAEMENDKIIEGREKIGIIVTKVIDGRRRMGSVVAFDSATKCFKVEYDDGNCENVHENEFDAIVAPPFLVKAYFKDLKARENKKGEESGTANSQGIHWSSETNEGRRKKARRGSSCGLQGEE; this is encoded by the exons ATGAGCAATTTTAGGGATAAGGGAAAGATGAAAG AAGAAAGTCCTGCGTCTTTTGGCATTAAAAAGAAAGAGGAAGTGGAGAATAAAGGAGGCCGTGAAATTGTTCTTGCCTTGCCGGCTATAAGGAGAGCCGAGATG gAAAACGATAAGATTATTGAAGGAAGAGAAAAGATTGGGATTATTGTAACTAAAGTGATTGATGGTAGGAGACGCATGGGCAGTGTTGTAGCCTTTGATTCTGCCACTAAATGCTTCAAG GTGGAGTATGACGATGGCAACTGTGAGAACGTTCATGAGAATGAATTTGATGCAATTGTCGCCCCTCCTTTTCTTGTTAAGGCCTATTTCAAGGATTTGAAAGCTAG GGAGAATAAGAAGGGAGAAGAGTCAGGAACAGCAAACTCCCAAGGAATCCACTGGTCAAGCGAAACAAATGAGGGAAGaaggaagaaagcaaggagaggGAGCAGCTGTGGCCTCCAGGGAGAAGAATAG